In one window of Armatimonadota bacterium DNA:
- a CDS encoding gliding-motility protein MglA, which yields MASVNYALKEISCKIVYYGPGMCGKTTNLQHIHHHTNAERRGDLVSLATPGERTLFFDFLPLEAPSLHGFETKFQVYTVPGQVMYNSTRKLVLRAVDGIIFVADSQWDKMRENVESFRNMEENLAGYSCSLETTPYVMQYNKRDLDNVAPLRFMQYVLNPWQVPHFEAVAIDGRGVFESLNAACKLVLANLRAKQQRGAM from the coding sequence ATGGCCTCCGTCAACTATGCACTAAAAGAGATTTCCTGCAAGATCGTGTACTACGGCCCGGGGATGTGCGGGAAGACAACCAATCTCCAGCACATCCACCATCACACCAACGCCGAGCGGCGAGGCGATCTGGTCTCGCTCGCCACGCCCGGCGAGCGCACATTGTTCTTCGACTTCCTCCCGCTGGAGGCGCCGAGCCTGCACGGTTTCGAGACGAAGTTCCAGGTGTACACGGTGCCCGGCCAGGTGATGTACAACTCGACCAGAAAGCTCGTGCTGCGGGCGGTGGACGGGATCATCTTCGTCGCCGATTCGCAGTGGGACAAGATGCGAGAGAACGTCGAGAGTTTCCGCAACATGGAGGAGAACCTAGCGGGCTACTCGTGCAGCCTGGAGACGACGCCTTACGTGATGCAGTACAACAAGCGTGACCTCGACAATGTGGCGCCGCTGAGGTTCATGCAGTACGTTCTGAACCCGTGGCAGGTGCCGCATTTCGAGGCGGTCGCTATCGACGGCCGCGGCGTATTCGAGAGCCTGAACGCAGCGTGCAAGTTGGTGCTCGCCAATCTGCGCGCGAAGCAACAGCGCGGCGCGATGTAG
- a CDS encoding DUF4388 domain-containing protein produces MPLYGTFDEFGFAEILQLLNLSRKSGTLTVRQGSLQGLVHLRDGQVVEAACEGHSGAPVIYRLLGWREGEFDFSRNLRPVTRSVHDSTEALIMEGMRRIDEWEQIEREFTDLNVVLRLRSGKATERHDDLSDEHRTIMKLVDARRNVAQIIRESGIEPVQAILLITELISQDLVEKWGSAKVSTRDQVAHVEHTPPSPSLGIGNYFSPSPPGDTAGAPAGVPPAETGADES; encoded by the coding sequence TTGCCGCTGTATGGCACGTTCGACGAGTTTGGCTTCGCGGAGATACTCCAGCTGCTCAACCTGAGTCGCAAGAGCGGCACGTTGACCGTGCGCCAGGGCAGCCTGCAGGGGCTGGTGCATCTGCGCGACGGGCAGGTCGTGGAAGCCGCCTGCGAGGGCCACAGCGGAGCCCCGGTGATCTATCGGCTGCTGGGGTGGCGCGAGGGGGAGTTCGATTTCAGCCGCAACCTGCGACCGGTGACGCGCAGCGTTCACGATTCGACCGAAGCGCTCATCATGGAGGGCATGCGGCGGATTGATGAATGGGAGCAGATCGAGCGGGAGTTCACCGACCTCAACGTTGTGCTGCGCTTGAGGAGCGGCAAGGCGACGGAGCGACACGACGACCTCAGCGACGAGCACCGTACCATCATGAAGCTAGTGGACGCGCGCCGCAATGTGGCGCAGATCATCCGTGAGAGCGGCATCGAGCCGGTGCAAGCAATCCTCCTCATAACTGAACTCATAAGCCAGGACCTCGTCGAGAAATGGGGCTCGGCGAAGGTCAGCACTCGGGACCAGGTGGCGCACGTCGAACACACGCCGCCGTCACCGAGCCTGGGCATCGGCAACTACTTCAGCCCGAGCCCGCCCGGCGACACAGCGGGCGCGCCGGCGGGCGTCCCACCCGCTGAGACAGGAGCAGACGAATCATGA
- the pilM gene encoding type IV pilus assembly protein PilM, which produces MSVFSKLYGDADVVGLDIGSHSVKVVQLDEERGSLVLRKAGTRPTPAGATKGGVVTDSATVAQTVSALLGALEIPATQVLAAVAGPTVVVRQVQMPYMSERQLRKSIQWEARSYISFPVEDSILEFQVLGQRDGGQLDVMLVATPRDMVETRVEALERAGLEPIGIELEPFATMRSLIEFNGQSAFDTETVALVDSGASFTEINIVKNRNFVLTRTIPIAGNSMTEAIASALAMDNDKANALKETAMQVVCSEEERATLDPFAQQASRAVEPLLDELIREIRRSLAYYDYQQQAPAEDEDQNRAPGVNRIILSGGTAKMAGLAAYFQAQLGVPVEQAGMFSHGLIQTPGLSQEYLDEHSPTLVVAAGLALREIMLSGKLNLRAAEAR; this is translated from the coding sequence ATGAGCGTTTTCTCGAAGCTCTACGGCGACGCCGACGTCGTCGGCTTGGACATCGGCAGTCACAGTGTCAAAGTCGTACAGTTGGATGAAGAGCGCGGGAGCCTGGTGCTGCGCAAAGCGGGTACCCGCCCGACGCCGGCGGGCGCCACCAAGGGCGGAGTCGTCACCGATTCCGCCACCGTAGCCCAGACCGTGTCTGCGCTGCTGGGCGCTCTCGAGATCCCGGCGACACAGGTGTTGGCGGCGGTCGCAGGGCCGACGGTGGTGGTGCGCCAGGTACAGATGCCGTACATGTCGGAGCGCCAACTGCGCAAGTCCATCCAGTGGGAGGCGCGTAGCTACATCTCCTTCCCGGTCGAGGACAGCATCCTGGAGTTCCAGGTGCTCGGGCAGCGGGACGGCGGCCAGCTCGACGTCATGCTCGTCGCGACGCCCCGCGATATGGTGGAAACCCGAGTGGAGGCCCTGGAACGCGCCGGCCTCGAGCCGATTGGCATTGAGCTCGAGCCCTTCGCGACCATGCGCAGCCTGATCGAATTCAACGGGCAGTCGGCATTCGACACCGAGACGGTCGCGTTGGTCGACAGCGGCGCATCGTTCACCGAGATCAACATCGTCAAGAACCGCAACTTCGTCCTGACGCGCACCATCCCGATCGCGGGCAACAGCATGACCGAGGCCATCGCCTCGGCGCTCGCCATGGATAACGACAAGGCGAACGCCCTCAAGGAAACCGCGATGCAGGTGGTGTGCAGCGAGGAAGAGCGCGCCACTCTCGATCCCTTCGCCCAGCAGGCGAGCCGCGCCGTCGAGCCGCTGCTCGACGAGCTGATCCGCGAAATCCGCCGCTCACTCGCCTATTACGACTATCAGCAGCAGGCGCCTGCCGAGGATGAGGACCAGAACCGTGCCCCGGGCGTCAACCGCATCATCCTCTCCGGTGGGACGGCCAAGATGGCCGGGCTCGCCGCCTACTTCCAAGCGCAGCTCGGCGTTCCCGTCGAGCAGGCAGGCATGTTCAGCCACGGGCTGATCCAGACGCCCGGGCTGAGCCAGGAGTATCTCGACGAGCATTCCCCGACGCTCGTCGTCGCTGCCGGCCTGGCGCTCAGGGAGATCATGCTGAGCGGCAAGCTTAACCTGAGAGCAGCCGAAGCCCGTTGA
- a CDS encoding PilN domain-containing protein, with amino-acid sequence MTSININLIAERRAQKQRSAKLLRLAGYTVLSLIVVIGVMYAYFTIAIGITQGEVVECAAKLSDPKFRADLQRIEYLEQHCAALEPRVNLLEAVHGSQQAWIAVLGDLSRCIPNNVWLTNVQSRRDQSGQSLSIAGSAASQRAVGDFMLNLKQATWCGDPVLNFTQTVGLLDQEVVNFDVTAPIKHPIGSELR; translated from the coding sequence ATGACAAGCATCAACATCAACCTCATCGCCGAGCGCAGAGCACAGAAGCAGCGCAGCGCCAAACTGCTGCGGCTCGCCGGCTACACCGTCTTGAGCCTGATCGTCGTCATCGGCGTCATGTACGCCTATTTCACGATCGCCATCGGCATCACGCAAGGCGAGGTCGTGGAATGCGCCGCCAAGCTCAGCGACCCCAAGTTCCGCGCTGATCTCCAACGCATCGAGTATTTGGAGCAGCACTGCGCTGCGCTGGAGCCGCGAGTGAACCTGCTCGAGGCGGTCCACGGCAGCCAGCAGGCCTGGATCGCGGTCCTGGGCGACCTCAGCCGCTGCATCCCGAACAACGTGTGGCTGACCAACGTCCAGTCGCGCCGCGATCAGTCCGGGCAATCCCTGTCCATCGCAGGCTCTGCCGCCTCGCAGCGGGCGGTCGGCGACTTCATGCTGAACCTCAAGCAAGCGACGTGGTGCGGGGATCCCGTGCTTAACTTCACGCAGACGGTGGGCTTGCTCGACCAGGAGGTGGTGAATTTCGATGTCACCGCCCCGATCAAGCATCCCATAGGGAGCGAACTCCGATGA
- the pilO gene encoding type 4a pilus biogenesis protein PilO, with protein MKIANRKGAFTILILVSTVLLCLGGFVYQTKVTKLRALTRERNDKRQELQGLQDKLATRPMLERKYSNLQERLAVLEPALPTYAYIPTFLRQIEKLAQDTDNKVMGVKPLPLIERAPTPAPASTESPAGADGGAAPAEEQLAADALYDRVPIEFDLTGEYWQTEKFLERLSQFPKMLAVNDLSLAPACQPEGLKAPDLRVKMNLLALIQKGEEKWTSDAKNSSS; from the coding sequence ATGAAGATAGCAAATCGCAAGGGCGCCTTCACGATCCTGATTCTCGTCTCGACCGTGCTGTTGTGCCTGGGGGGGTTTGTCTACCAGACCAAAGTGACGAAGCTGCGCGCGCTGACGCGGGAGCGCAACGACAAGCGCCAGGAACTCCAGGGGCTGCAAGACAAGCTCGCCACGAGGCCGATGCTCGAACGCAAGTACTCCAACCTCCAGGAGCGCCTGGCGGTGCTGGAACCGGCACTGCCGACCTACGCCTACATACCGACCTTCCTGCGGCAGATAGAGAAGCTGGCGCAGGATACGGATAACAAGGTGATGGGCGTCAAGCCGCTGCCGCTCATCGAGCGCGCGCCCACGCCCGCGCCCGCGTCCACCGAATCTCCAGCGGGAGCTGACGGCGGCGCGGCGCCGGCCGAAGAGCAACTGGCGGCCGACGCACTCTACGACCGGGTACCGATCGAGTTTGATCTCACGGGCGAGTACTGGCAAACGGAGAAGTTCCTCGAGCGCTTGAGCCAGTTCCCGAAAATGCTGGCGGTCAACGACCTGTCGCTCGCGCCGGCATGTCAGCCGGAGGGCCTCAAGGCGCCGGACCTGCGCGTGAAGATGAACCTGCTCGCTCTCATCCAGAAAGGGGAAGAGAAATGGACAAGCGACGCAAAGAACTCCTCTTCCTAG
- a CDS encoding type II secretion system protein GspD, whose amino-acid sequence MTRRAIPNRKLSPPQARAWLCLVLSAAVLLPLAAAPVAAQGPEALPGTQLFAAADPAAGGKRFSLDFVATDLVDVIKALAAQSGANIAVSSTVSGTVTLRLSEVTVEEALTVISKINSLEFAKIDSTYVVGTPEEVKALVAEPPAPDQPLTEVVALQYVPAEDAMAIIGDVEPQVTCKASPTGGLILNGTPAALERAKALLAGVDVAPAMGIAERAIYTIKYADPREFQETLETVFPDLKVTPAPRSSTPTVQPAARGGALQGGMAALAAPQLSAQGQQPGGAGGVGGAGQTQELSHVSKLVLSGAPATLTRALKLCEELDVPPMQIKISATITEVRQDVEKRLGINWQDLAGKAGIIVGEASPSEFDSGLSAAEVAAHDLKLGSIMRSHLSIAGAINALVTEGNARIMANPTIMILDGRQATIHAGEKIYYPQIVGYTPLGGQIVQATEIDVGVTLMVNPRIGPDSEITLTLVPSISSITTSVFDGYPTITERSTVTTVRVKSGETLAIGGLIRDDETINVNKVPLLGDIPVIGDLLFKSTVRHPVRSEVVIIITPEIAESGAAS is encoded by the coding sequence ATGACCCGCAGAGCAATCCCCAACCGAAAGTTGTCCCCTCCGCAGGCACGCGCCTGGCTGTGCCTGGTGCTCAGCGCAGCGGTGCTGTTGCCGCTCGCCGCGGCGCCTGTGGCAGCGCAAGGGCCGGAAGCCCTCCCCGGGACGCAGCTTTTCGCTGCGGCGGACCCGGCGGCTGGAGGGAAGCGTTTCAGCCTCGATTTCGTCGCCACCGATCTGGTCGACGTGATCAAGGCGCTCGCGGCCCAGAGCGGCGCGAACATCGCGGTGAGCAGCACGGTGTCCGGCACGGTCACGCTGCGGCTGAGTGAAGTCACGGTCGAGGAAGCCCTGACCGTGATCAGCAAGATCAACAGCCTCGAGTTCGCCAAGATCGACAGCACCTACGTTGTGGGCACGCCGGAGGAGGTCAAGGCGTTGGTTGCGGAGCCGCCGGCTCCGGATCAGCCGTTGACTGAGGTCGTCGCCCTGCAGTACGTGCCCGCTGAGGACGCCATGGCGATCATCGGCGACGTGGAGCCGCAGGTCACGTGCAAGGCCAGCCCCACCGGCGGGCTGATCCTGAATGGGACGCCCGCTGCGCTCGAGCGCGCGAAGGCGCTGCTCGCGGGCGTCGACGTGGCGCCCGCGATGGGCATCGCGGAGCGCGCCATCTACACGATCAAGTACGCCGATCCCAGGGAGTTCCAGGAAACACTGGAAACGGTGTTCCCCGATCTGAAAGTGACGCCGGCGCCGCGGTCGAGCACGCCGACGGTGCAGCCCGCCGCCAGAGGGGGCGCGCTGCAGGGCGGGATGGCAGCACTGGCTGCGCCGCAGTTGTCGGCGCAGGGCCAGCAGCCCGGCGGCGCGGGCGGAGTAGGCGGAGCCGGTCAGACGCAGGAACTCTCCCACGTCAGCAAGCTGGTTCTGAGCGGCGCGCCGGCGACGCTCACGCGTGCCCTCAAGCTGTGCGAAGAGCTCGACGTCCCGCCGATGCAGATCAAGATCAGCGCCACCATCACCGAGGTGCGCCAAGACGTGGAGAAGCGCCTCGGCATCAACTGGCAGGACCTTGCGGGCAAGGCGGGCATCATCGTCGGTGAGGCCTCCCCGTCGGAGTTCGACAGCGGGTTGTCCGCCGCCGAGGTCGCGGCCCACGATCTGAAGCTCGGCAGCATCATGCGGTCACACCTCAGTATCGCCGGCGCGATCAACGCGCTGGTCACCGAGGGCAACGCCCGCATCATGGCCAACCCGACCATCATGATTCTCGACGGCCGCCAGGCGACGATCCACGCGGGCGAGAAGATCTACTACCCGCAGATCGTCGGCTACACCCCGCTCGGCGGCCAGATCGTCCAGGCCACGGAGATTGACGTCGGCGTGACGCTCATGGTCAACCCGCGGATCGGCCCTGACAGCGAGATCACGCTGACCCTCGTGCCGAGCATCAGCTCTATAACGACCAGCGTGTTCGACGGATATCCGACGATCACCGAGCGTTCAACCGTGACCACCGTGCGCGTCAAGAGCGGTGAGACGCTGGCCATCGGCGGATTGATCCGCGACGACGAGACAATCAACGTCAACAAGGTGCCGTTGCTGGGCGACATTCCCGTCATCGGCGACCTGTTGTTCAAGTCAACGGTGAGGCATCCGGTGCGCTCGGAGGTGGTGATCATCATCACACCCGAGATCGCGGAGTCGGGGGCCGCGAGCTAG
- a CDS encoding type II/IV secretion system protein — protein MESQQKFVTELVREFTNLTDDQLHQAIEIQKETKEPLPQILVNMGLINEKDKAKCLGRQWGIPFVDLSERQLDKELIKVIPRHLLQRLRAVPLEQSGRKLTVAMVNPLDIFAIDQLRLVAGLEIEPVIATDEDISNVLTQAHAVSEEIGAAIKQVAEEVGQADISEITFEHKSAEEELTADQLKELTEDAPVVRLVNLIIQQALRDSASDIHIQPEANRVRVRYRIDGILHDKMVVPKQVQAALVSRVKVMAEMDIAEKRAPQDGRISLLMNNREFDFRISTFPGAHGEKVVMRVLDKRGVQVNLNKLGIPASMMEEFDNLINRTYGIIVVTGPTGSGKSTTLYSVLNKINGPEKNIMTIEDPVEYQLPGLTQGQVNPRAGVTFASALRTMLRQDPDVMLVGEMRDAETSLIAVEAALTGHLVLSTLHTNDAPSAVTRMLEMGIEPFLIASSVIGVLAQRLVRVICPDCKEAYTPPVDAFRRLNLAMDMESVTFYRGQGCDRCMNTGYRGRIGVFELMAINDSIRELVLRMTEAHSIRLEALDSLMFTLRQVAMQKFLEGLSTMVAA, from the coding sequence ATGGAGTCTCAGCAGAAATTCGTCACAGAGCTGGTGCGTGAGTTCACCAACCTCACCGACGACCAACTGCACCAGGCAATAGAGATCCAGAAGGAGACCAAGGAGCCGCTGCCCCAGATCTTGGTCAACATGGGCCTTATCAACGAGAAGGATAAGGCCAAGTGCCTGGGCCGGCAGTGGGGGATCCCGTTCGTTGACCTGTCGGAGCGGCAGCTCGACAAGGAACTCATCAAGGTCATTCCGCGCCACCTGCTGCAGCGCCTGCGCGCCGTGCCCCTGGAGCAAAGCGGCCGCAAGCTCACGGTCGCGATGGTCAACCCGCTGGATATCTTCGCGATAGACCAACTGCGGCTCGTGGCCGGCCTCGAGATCGAGCCCGTCATCGCGACGGACGAAGACATCAGCAATGTGCTGACGCAGGCCCACGCGGTGAGCGAAGAGATCGGCGCAGCCATCAAGCAGGTTGCGGAAGAGGTCGGACAAGCCGACATCAGCGAGATCACGTTTGAGCACAAATCCGCGGAGGAAGAGCTCACTGCCGATCAGTTGAAGGAACTCACCGAGGACGCGCCGGTGGTGCGCCTGGTGAACCTCATCATCCAGCAGGCGTTGCGCGACTCCGCGAGCGACATCCACATCCAGCCCGAAGCGAATCGCGTCCGCGTGCGCTATCGCATTGACGGTATCCTGCACGATAAGATGGTCGTGCCCAAGCAGGTGCAGGCGGCGTTGGTGTCGCGCGTCAAGGTGATGGCGGAAATGGACATCGCCGAGAAGCGAGCCCCGCAGGACGGACGCATCTCCCTGCTCATGAACAACCGGGAGTTCGACTTCCGTATCTCGACCTTCCCCGGAGCGCACGGCGAGAAAGTGGTCATGCGCGTTCTCGACAAGCGCGGGGTGCAAGTCAACCTCAACAAGCTCGGCATTCCCGCGAGCATGATGGAGGAATTCGACAATCTCATCAACCGCACGTACGGCATCATCGTGGTGACCGGGCCCACCGGCAGCGGCAAGTCAACCACGCTGTACTCGGTGCTCAACAAGATCAACGGCCCCGAAAAGAACATCATGACTATCGAGGACCCGGTGGAGTACCAGCTCCCGGGGCTGACGCAGGGACAGGTCAACCCGCGCGCCGGCGTCACCTTCGCCTCGGCGCTGCGCACCATGCTGCGCCAGGACCCGGACGTCATGCTGGTCGGCGAGATGCGCGATGCCGAGACCTCCCTCATCGCCGTCGAGGCGGCGTTGACCGGCCACCTCGTGCTCTCGACACTGCACACCAACGACGCTCCCAGCGCGGTCACCCGCATGCTGGAGATGGGGATCGAGCCGTTTCTCATCGCCTCGTCGGTCATCGGCGTCCTCGCGCAGCGGCTGGTGCGTGTGATCTGCCCCGACTGCAAGGAGGCGTACACGCCGCCGGTGGATGCGTTCCGGCGCCTCAATTTGGCGATGGATATGGAGTCGGTGACGTTTTACCGCGGCCAGGGGTGTGATCGCTGCATGAACACGGGCTACCGCGGACGCATCGGTGTGTTCGAACTCATGGCTATTAACGACAGCATCCGCGAACTCGTCCTGCGGATGACAGAGGCTCACTCGATTCGCCTGGAGGCGCTCGATTCATTAATGTTTACGCTGCGCCAGGTTGCGATGCAGAAGTTCCTGGAGGGCTTGTCGACGATGGTGGCAGC
- a CDS encoding serine hydrolase has product MRRAWAVIVCGITFGLTLGCSGPRMMSLSASALSTEVVFPGAAWEQRAPADLGLDSAILDELAQKLGGRGCVIKDGYVVKAWGDQAERSDWFSSAKPVLSTLLLFALQEGLVESVDQPIADFGWDLKPKDQAITFRHLGSMSSGYARPEPPGAAWAYNDFAIQLYQQTLFDKVFRDDPKAAAEHPDRLGALGLQDGLAVRAKNRRLSASVRDFARIAWFWLNRGRWGDRQVLPRRYFDEYMRPQTPKDLPRTQQAETDDYL; this is encoded by the coding sequence TTGAGACGTGCCTGGGCGGTCATCGTTTGCGGGATCACGTTCGGGTTGACGCTTGGCTGCTCGGGGCCAAGGATGATGAGCCTGTCGGCCAGTGCCCTTTCCACCGAGGTCGTTTTCCCCGGCGCGGCCTGGGAGCAACGCGCTCCCGCCGACCTGGGGCTCGATTCCGCCATCCTCGACGAGCTTGCGCAGAAGCTCGGCGGCAGGGGATGCGTGATCAAGGACGGATACGTCGTCAAGGCGTGGGGGGACCAGGCGGAGCGCAGCGACTGGTTCTCCTCCGCGAAGCCCGTGCTCAGCACGCTGCTGTTGTTCGCTTTGCAGGAGGGCCTGGTCGAGAGCGTTGACCAACCCATCGCGGACTTCGGGTGGGACCTCAAACCGAAAGACCAAGCCATTACCTTCCGCCACCTCGGGAGCATGAGCAGCGGCTACGCGCGCCCCGAACCTCCCGGCGCAGCGTGGGCCTACAACGACTTCGCGATCCAGCTCTACCAGCAGACCCTGTTCGACAAAGTGTTCCGGGATGATCCCAAGGCCGCTGCCGAACACCCCGACCGGCTCGGCGCCTTGGGGTTGCAGGACGGCCTGGCGGTCCGCGCGAAGAACCGCCGCCTCTCCGCTTCGGTGCGCGACTTCGCCCGCATCGCGTGGTTCTGGCTCAACCGGGGCCGCTGGGGCGACCGCCAGGTCCTGCCGCGCCGCTACTTCGACGAGTACATGAGGCCGCAGACGCCCAAGGATCTTCCGCGCACCCAGCAGGCCGAGACGGACGACTACCT
- a CDS encoding SDR family oxidoreductase → MAETPFNDEVCVITGASSGIGEELAYQLADQGARLSLAARSADKLNAVAAECARRGGKAIAVPTDVADEAQCRHLIEQTVEAHGRIDMLVNNAGFSVRAPFETLPDLRGFEDVMAVNFMGSVYCTYHALPHLKASGGRIVAVSSLAGRVPIPLNTAYGASKYAMTGFFETLRVELADDGVTVTIVYPDFVVSGFIAHTRRASGELMGEEAARKFYTDRMMSAQQCATIMLKAAAARRREVTTSLRGRLVGWMKLLAPGRLDRITRRTFSRR, encoded by the coding sequence ATGGCGGAGACACCATTCAACGACGAGGTCTGTGTTATCACCGGCGCGTCGAGCGGCATCGGTGAAGAGCTGGCCTATCAGCTTGCGGATCAGGGCGCACGTCTGTCTCTTGCAGCCCGCAGCGCTGATAAGCTGAATGCCGTCGCGGCGGAGTGCGCGCGGCGCGGCGGCAAGGCGATTGCCGTGCCCACGGACGTGGCGGATGAAGCGCAGTGCAGGCACCTTATCGAGCAGACGGTCGAGGCGCACGGCCGCATTGACATGCTGGTCAACAATGCGGGATTCAGTGTCCGCGCGCCATTCGAAACGCTGCCTGACCTCAGGGGCTTCGAGGACGTGATGGCGGTCAACTTCATGGGCAGCGTGTACTGCACGTATCACGCGCTGCCGCACCTCAAGGCGAGCGGCGGGCGCATCGTCGCCGTGTCCAGCCTCGCAGGGCGCGTCCCGATACCCCTCAACACCGCATACGGGGCGAGCAAGTATGCGATGACGGGGTTCTTCGAGACGCTGCGCGTGGAGTTGGCGGATGACGGGGTGACGGTCACCATCGTCTATCCCGACTTCGTGGTGAGCGGGTTCATCGCGCACACTCGCCGGGCGAGCGGAGAGCTGATGGGCGAAGAGGCGGCGCGTAAGTTCTATACCGACAGGATGATGTCGGCGCAGCAGTGCGCGACGATCATGCTCAAGGCCGCCGCAGCGCGCAGGCGCGAGGTGACGACCTCGCTGCGAGGCAGGCTGGTTGGGTGGATGAAGCTGCTGGCGCCAGGCCGGCTTGATCGCATCACCCGGCGGACCTTCAGCAGAAGGTGA